The Desulfovibrio sp. JC022 nucleotide sequence AAGTGTCTCAATTAATAACAGTAACGGCACTGCAACCAGCGGTTCCTATACATACGCTTTCAGCGGGATAGAGACGTTTTTCGGCACCGGTATTCCTGCTGGCGGAGATGTTTTTATAGGAAATACATCCGGCTCAGAGACTGTTGATCTGGGTGAAGGTTCCGATACATTTACATTATATAATAATGCCGCAACGACCATAGAATACGGGTCGCTATATACGAACGCAGATACCATAAATAATTTTAACAGCGGCGAAGATAAGTTCCTGTTTACAGACATGATGACTTTCGACAATACCGCCGGATTCAAGGCTGACGGGACTGTTTCCGGATCGACATCCGCGTACTTTATCTATGAAAGTAACAAACTGTACTACGATGCCGATGGTGACGGTTCAGGAGATTCTCCGGTTCTCATTGCCGATGTTAATGGTGATGCTGTCCAGCAGAGTGACATCACTTTCAGCTGGTAAGTCGGCCATTACTAAAAATTCATCCATGCCGGAACCAAACGTCCGGCTTCGGAAAGTTCTTTTTCCAATTCCTCCACATTCGGCTCCACCATTTTGACCAGCCGCCAGTATTTTGCGGAATGGTTGAGGTGCACTGTATGGCAGAGTTCATGGATCAAAACGTAGCGCATCAGGCGGTAAGGAAGGAACATGAGTTTCATGTTCAGATTGATGTTGCCCTTGGCGGAACAGCTTCCCCAGCGTTTGCGCTGAGCGCGGATGAATGCTTTGCTGAAGGGCAGATTTAGTTCTGTTGAAATTTTTTTAAGCTCAGGGACAAGGAATTTCCGTGCCTCGCTGCGTACAAAACGGGTCAGCAATTTAAGCTCTTCTTCCGGGGACCAACCGGAGCCGCTTAAGAGCAACTTGTCTACATTGCGGCGCATGCGCAGGACCGGCTTACGATTTTCAACTCGCCTGATGGTATAAATATTTCCGCTGGCGACAAAGCATATTTCATCGGGCAGGACTAGCTGCGGCTGACTCAGGGACAGTCCCTTCTGTTCCAGTTTGCGGATGTTGTGTTCAATCCATTCACGCCGTTTTTCAAGAAAGTAAGGCACATCACGACGATTAGTGCCTTTGGGCAGCACCACTTCAATCCCTTTATCAGGAATGAGTTTGATGATTACGTTTTTGGCCCTAGGGCTGACCCGAACAGTGTACGGGGGAGGAAAATCTGCCATTTATTGCCTGCTAAATTTTACTTGTTTTATAAAAGGTGCGGGATTACTTTTGCCATCCCTGCTTATACTTTCGTTTATTTCAATCTCACCATTTTAAGTTATCATTTTAAGGATTAGGGCGTGCCTACAAAAAACTTCACTTCCCGTAAGATGTATATATTTCTGCTTGTGCTGACCATCGCCACAACCGTTGGTTTTCAGGGCTGGCGGACCCTGCTCAACAACTTTGCTGTCGAAGTCGCCGGGTTGGACGGCGGGCAGTTCGGTATGCTCGGTTCCATTCGGGAAATCCCGGGCTTTCTGGCTCTGCTTGTAATCTACGTGCTCATGTTCATCAAGGAGCACCGTCTGGCCGCACTTTCGGTGATTGTCATGGGATTTGGTATCTGCATGACCGGATTCATGCCGTCTTTTGCCGGATTAGCCTTTACTACTTTGGTCATGTCCTTCGGCTTCCACTACTACGAAACTTTGAATCAATCCCTGACCTTACAATATTTTGGTTACTCCGAAGCCCCGCTGGTCATGGGCCGACTGCGCAGTCTTGCCGCGGCTACCAATATCTGCGTGGGCATTGTGGTCATCTCCATTTCAGGATTCATGGGCTATAAGGAAATATTTCTGGGAGCGGGCATAGTCGCGATTCTGGCCGGACTCTACTGCCTGACCCGTGATCCTTCATCAACGGACCTGCCTCCGCAGCATAAAAAGATGATCTTCCGCTCCAAGTACTGGCTCTTTTACGCCTTAACCTTTATTGCCGGGGCGCGCAGGCAGATTTTCGTGGCTTTTGCAGTCTTCCTGCTGGTTAAAAAATTCGGCTTTTCATTGCAACACATTGCCATTCTTTTTGTGGTCAACAACATAATCAACTATTTCGTGAACCCAATCATTGCCAAGTCGGTCAACAAGTTTGGTGAACGCAAGGTACTTACTCTTGAATACGCCAGCCTTGCCGTGATTTTCACCGCTTATGCCTACACAGACAGCCCCCTTGTGGGCGCGCTGCTCTACATTCTGGACAATATCTTTTTCAACTTCACCATAGCCATCAAAACTTTTTTCCAAAAAATAGCGGATAAGCCGGACATTGCACCGAGCATGGCGGTAAGCTTTACCATCAACCATATTGCAGCGGTTTTTATCCCCGCGCTGGGCGGCATTGCATGGATGCAGGATTACCGCATAGTTTTCCTCGGAGCTGCCGCCATGTCGCTTGTTTCTTTGGTTTTGAGCCAATTTGTGGATCGCGAATTGCGTTTGAAAGGGCAGGTCGGGTAAATAAAATTAGAGCACAACTTAATAATTCTTAAGTTTTAGTTTTTAAGAATTGGTATATTCCTTTTGATAAGTGATTGCCTGCGTGTAACCATACATAATCTGCTGTTTCGATAATTTTAAAGGGAGTTTGGTTTTGCCTATTAAATTTACAAATATAGTCCTCGCCCTGTTCATAATCTGCTGCGCAAGCAGTGC carries:
- a CDS encoding MFS transporter, whose protein sequence is MPTKNFTSRKMYIFLLVLTIATTVGFQGWRTLLNNFAVEVAGLDGGQFGMLGSIREIPGFLALLVIYVLMFIKEHRLAALSVIVMGFGICMTGFMPSFAGLAFTTLVMSFGFHYYETLNQSLTLQYFGYSEAPLVMGRLRSLAAATNICVGIVVISISGFMGYKEIFLGAGIVAILAGLYCLTRDPSSTDLPPQHKKMIFRSKYWLFYALTFIAGARRQIFVAFAVFLLVKKFGFSLQHIAILFVVNNIINYFVNPIIAKSVNKFGERKVLTLEYASLAVIFTAYAYTDSPLVGALLYILDNIFFNFTIAIKTFFQKIADKPDIAPSMAVSFTINHIAAVFIPALGGIAWMQDYRIVFLGAAAMSLVSLVLSQFVDRELRLKGQVG
- a CDS encoding M48 family metallopeptidase, giving the protein MADFPPPYTVRVSPRAKNVIIKLIPDKGIEVVLPKGTNRRDVPYFLEKRREWIEHNIRKLEQKGLSLSQPQLVLPDEICFVASGNIYTIRRVENRKPVLRMRRNVDKLLLSGSGWSPEEELKLLTRFVRSEARKFLVPELKKISTELNLPFSKAFIRAQRKRWGSCSAKGNINLNMKLMFLPYRLMRYVLIHELCHTVHLNHSAKYWRLVKMVEPNVEELEKELSEAGRLVPAWMNF